DNA sequence from the Bacteroidales bacterium genome:
TTCTCATTTTTCCAATTTTCTTCTTAAATTTATTAATCTAAATAAATTAAATTATACACTTATGAATTTCAAAAAAAATACTACGATTTTTATTGCTATTCTCTTATTATCAATAATTAATGTTTCTGCTAAAAAAGATATTCCTGTATATGTTTCAGGTAAAGTAGTCTTTAATAATAAAGTTATAGAAAATGCAAAAATAAAAATCATTGACAAAAATTATAAGAATGTTCTTGATAGAGTAAATACAAAAAATGCAGGAACATTTTCATTAACTTTGTATGTAGGATTTGATTACCTTATAGAAGTTACAAAATCTAATTTTTTTACTTATGTTTTTAGTTTTTCAACTAAAAATATTCCTGAAGAACATACTAAAGGTGTTGATATTAATTTTAATTTAGGTGATATTACTTTAATTGAAGCATCAAAAGCTATTAATGCTAAACTTAGTGATAAAATAATTGCAAGTATTATTTACGATAAAGAAAAAAAGAAATTTATATATGAATATGATTATAGAAATTCACTGTTAAGTGAAATGGAAGAATATTTATCAAATGAAGATTATAAAAAAGCAATTTCGGAAGGTAAAAAGCTTTTTAATCTTAAACAATATAAAGAAGCTAAAGAATATTATCTGAAAGCAAAAAGCCTGAAACCTGATGAAGACCTTCCAAAAAATAAACTAATCGAAATTGATAAAATACTAACAAATAAGGGAGAAAAAGAAGACGAACCTACTAAAGAAGTAATTACTGAAGAAAAGCCCGAAAGTGAACAAATTACTGAAAAACATGAAGAAACAGAAAAAGAAAAACAACAATCAGAATTATCAGAAAAAAACCTTAATAAATGTCTTGATGAATTAAAAAACGAACAGGAACAAGGAAACGAAAAAGCAGTAACAGAAATAATGAATAAAATCGGTAATATTTATCATAATCAAAATAATTTGACACAAGCTATTGATTATTACAAAAAATCTCTTGAAAAAGCAAATAATCTGGGTGATAATAAAAAAGTTTCTGAAATTCAAAATGATATGGCAATTGCTTTATACGATTCGGGTATGTACGAAAATTCTCTTGAATATTATCAGCAATCATTACAATTAAAACAACAGTTAAATGATAAAAACGGAACTATTGACCTTATGAAACAAATGGCTGTTGTGTATGATAATATGTTCCGATATGAAAAATCAATAAATTATTATCAACAAGCATTAACAATTGTTCAGGATATTGGAAACGAGCAGGAAGAAACAAAAATCACAAATAGCATAGGTGATATTTATTATGAAAAAAACAATCTTGATAAAGCTGTTGAATATTATGAAAAATCACTTGAAATAGACAAAAAATTAGATAATAAGGATGATGTTGCTGCTTCTTTAAATAATATAGGAGTTATTTATTATGATATGGGAAATTATGAAAAATCAGTTGATTATTATCAGCAATCAATAGGTGTTCTTGAAAAACTTGGTAATAAAAAAGAAATATCAATGTCATTAAATAATATTGGTAATGTTAATTATGACTGGAATAAATATCAGAAAGCCCTTGAATATTACGAAAAATCGTTAAAAATAAAAGAAGAACTTGATTATAAAAAAGGAATTGCATCATCTATGCATAATATCGGAAATATACATTTAAAATTAAATCATATTGATAAAGCAATTGAATATTTTGAAAAAAGTAATGAACTGGCAACAGAAATTAATCTTAAAGATATAATCAGCAGAAATTATAGCTCTATTTCTGAAGCATTTATGAGCAAGAAAAATTATCAAAAAGCAATGGAATTTTACAAATTATATGCAAGTTCAAAATATTCACTTATAAAAGATGAAAAACATAATCAGGTATCTGAGATGCAGATTAAATATCAGGTTGAGAAAATTAAATCACAAAGAGAAATTAAACATCTGAAAAAAGAAATTGAAAAACAAAAATTAATAGCTAAATATGAAGCTGATAGAAACCGAAAAGAAATAGAGCTAAAAAATCTTGAGCTAAAAAAGAAAGAGGCAAAGGTTAGAATGCAGAAAATATTAAACGCTACTTTTATTTCGGGATTTGTTCTCGTCCTGATATTTACTTTTTTATTATTAAAACAATTTAATCAAAAGAAAAAGGCTAACAAAATTTTAGCTCATCAAAAGAAAGAAATTACCGACAGCATATTATATGCAAAAAGAATACAGGAAGCTGTATTACCTTCCCCTTCAATTCTTGAAAAATCATTACCACAACATTTTGTACTTTATAAACCTAAAAGTATTGTAAGCGGCGACTTTTACTGGATAGGAAAAATGAGAAAAAAAACTATTTTTACAGCTGCAGATTGTACAGGGCATGGTGTTCCCGGTGGTTTTATGAGCATGCTTGGTATTACTTTTTTAAATGATATTATAAATATGGCAATTAATCTGGATGCCGCTTTAATTCTTGATGAGCTGAGAGAATATGTAATATCTTCCCTTCATCAGACAGGTGCAGATGATGAAGCAAAAGACGGAATGGATATAGCACTATGCGTTTATAATAGCGAAAAGAAACAATTACAATATGCAGGAGCAAATAATCCCTTATATCTGATAAGAAATAATGAATTGAAAATTATTAAACCTGACAAAATGCCAATTGGAATTCATGCTATACAAAAAAAGCCATTTACAAATATCGAAATTACACTCGAAGACAAGGATACAATTTATATTTTCTCAGATGGATATATTGACCAATTCGGCGGACCTGACAACAAGAGATTTTCATCAAAAAGATTCAGGGAATTATTAATAAACATTCATGATAAATCAATGGATGAACAAAAAAATATTCTTAATGAAAATATTGAAAACTGGAAAGGCAATTCGGAGCAAATTGATGATATTTTAGTGATGGGAATAAAAATTTAAACTTTTTTAAGCGGAAAAATACAAAACAATAATATAAAAACAATTTTGTTAAAAAAATATATACAAATACAATAAAATATACTTTAAACGGTCATTAATTGTCATTAAGTCATTTATAGTCATTCATTGTTTAAAACAATATAATGACAGTAAAACGAATGACACGAAGTTAATGACGTGAAGCATAATGACAACTTAGCGAAGCAATCTCACGAACACCATATAAAATTAATAATGTTGTGAGTAAATAGTATAACGCAATTTATGCCCGAATTCAGTATATATAATGTAAATAAATGAAATATGGCATATTTAGCCGATAGTTACAGCCAATTTATAAGAAACTAAACTTAATATTATGAAGAAACAAATTTTATTTTTATTATTAGTTTTGATAGCAAAATTTGCAATTTGTCAGACTTTGGTTGATACAAACAAACAATGGAGTACTGTAATTCATCGCTTGCCATCCTGGACAATTATTACAGAGACTATTAAATTAGAACAAGATACTGTAATTGATTCA
Encoded proteins:
- a CDS encoding tetratricopeptide repeat protein; amino-acid sequence: MNFKKNTTIFIAILLLSIINVSAKKDIPVYVSGKVVFNNKVIENAKIKIIDKNYKNVLDRVNTKNAGTFSLTLYVGFDYLIEVTKSNFFTYVFSFSTKNIPEEHTKGVDINFNLGDITLIEASKAINAKLSDKIIASIIYDKEKKKFIYEYDYRNSLLSEMEEYLSNEDYKKAISEGKKLFNLKQYKEAKEYYLKAKSLKPDEDLPKNKLIEIDKILTNKGEKEDEPTKEVITEEKPESEQITEKHEETEKEKQQSELSEKNLNKCLDELKNEQEQGNEKAVTEIMNKIGNIYHNQNNLTQAIDYYKKSLEKANNLGDNKKVSEIQNDMAIALYDSGMYENSLEYYQQSLQLKQQLNDKNGTIDLMKQMAVVYDNMFRYEKSINYYQQALTIVQDIGNEQEETKITNSIGDIYYEKNNLDKAVEYYEKSLEIDKKLDNKDDVAASLNNIGVIYYDMGNYEKSVDYYQQSIGVLEKLGNKKEISMSLNNIGNVNYDWNKYQKALEYYEKSLKIKEELDYKKGIASSMHNIGNIHLKLNHIDKAIEYFEKSNELATEINLKDIISRNYSSISEAFMSKKNYQKAMEFYKLYASSKYSLIKDEKHNQVSEMQIKYQVEKIKSQREIKHLKKEIEKQKLIAKYEADRNRKEIELKNLELKKKEAKVRMQKILNATFISGFVLVLIFTFLLLKQFNQKKKANKILAHQKKEITDSILYAKRIQEAVLPSPSILEKSLPQHFVLYKPKSIVSGDFYWIGKMRKKTIFTAADCTGHGVPGGFMSMLGITFLNDIINMAINLDAALILDELREYVISSLHQTGADDEAKDGMDIALCVYNSEKKQLQYAGANNPLYLIRNNELKIIKPDKMPIGIHAIQKKPFTNIEITLEDKDTIYIFSDGYIDQFGGPDNKRFSSKRFRELLINIHDKSMDEQKNILNENIENWKGNSEQIDDILVMGIKI